One genomic region from Glaciimonas sp. PAMC28666 encodes:
- a CDS encoding polyhydroxyalkanoate granule-associated phasin — protein sequence MRTNTKRLSNTDTTENPYTIWGDLATQTTEMMTASAQVITHRTVRMAMAGPVPNQRDQEEFSLMGQEKMDALSESAHAMTIRMLSLHQQVAKLALQEFMTGTKNLIAFAAGAFLKPAMLGKNKSVTQHVTQSNDVLSQLNASLADVAQIGLHPLHSRATANAKRLGELEKSDYAAAGSVK from the coding sequence ATGCGAACCAACACGAAACGTTTATCCAACACTGATACGACAGAAAATCCCTATACCATTTGGGGTGATCTCGCCACCCAAACGACCGAAATGATGACAGCGTCCGCGCAGGTCATCACCCATCGCACCGTCCGCATGGCAATGGCTGGCCCGGTACCCAATCAACGGGATCAGGAAGAGTTTAGCTTGATGGGGCAGGAAAAGATGGACGCTCTGTCCGAGTCGGCGCATGCCATGACGATACGGATGCTCAGCCTGCATCAGCAGGTCGCTAAACTTGCACTCCAGGAGTTCATGACCGGTACGAAAAACTTGATCGCTTTTGCTGCCGGCGCGTTCTTGAAACCCGCCATGCTGGGTAAAAACAAATCAGTTACGCAACATGTCACACAGTCGAATGACGTGCTATCCCAGCTGAACGCTTCACTTGCCGATGTAGCGCAAATTGGGTTGCACCCTTTGCATTCCAGAGCGACTGCTAACGCAAAGCGACTGGGTGAACTCGAAAAATCTGATTATGCGGCTGCCGGATCAGTCAAGTAA
- a CDS encoding 4'-phosphopantetheinyl transferase superfamily protein — MDTHLSPDAESRLQRSAFIWLVDGSNWPDDTLLPWLACLTAAEQQRYRCFIRPMRQRQFLIGRILLRFAAARLTNLAIDDISVIERKNNAPLPVLRQNNPVAAKVLPFLSLSHSREWVACGVSADTPLGLDVEMLDTSRDVAALAAAAFTACENQWLSVQGSTADAGKVAAFYALWTAKEALYKLASNGERQAEGEILVKDGIQLTSGPNWTLQSPLHTQLAICLCTRHLVSPLDVIALTGDSPFSWALHADNLEEDQKRWNEDGVSAP; from the coding sequence ATGGATACTCACCTCAGCCCAGATGCCGAATCGAGATTGCAGCGCTCGGCCTTCATCTGGCTGGTCGACGGAAGTAACTGGCCCGACGATACACTGTTGCCCTGGCTTGCTTGCCTTACTGCCGCTGAACAACAACGTTATCGCTGTTTTATAAGACCAATGCGGCAACGTCAGTTCCTGATCGGAAGGATTCTCCTGCGATTTGCCGCGGCGCGGCTAACTAATTTAGCCATCGACGACATCAGCGTCATCGAACGTAAAAATAACGCTCCGCTGCCGGTATTGCGACAAAATAACCCTGTCGCAGCTAAGGTTTTGCCGTTTTTAAGCTTGTCTCATAGTCGTGAATGGGTTGCTTGTGGAGTTAGCGCTGATACACCGCTTGGCCTGGATGTTGAGATGTTGGATACCAGTCGCGATGTGGCGGCTTTAGCAGCAGCGGCATTTACAGCGTGCGAAAATCAATGGTTGTCGGTGCAGGGCAGCACAGCGGACGCGGGCAAGGTCGCCGCATTTTATGCGCTCTGGACCGCCAAAGAGGCTTTGTACAAATTGGCCTCCAACGGCGAGCGTCAGGCCGAAGGTGAGATTTTGGTGAAAGATGGCATCCAATTGACCTCCGGGCCCAATTGGACCTTACAGTCCCCCCTCCACACGCAGCTTGCCATTTGCTTGTGTACCAGGCATCTTGTTTCGCCCCTCGATGTCATCGCATTGACCGGCGACTCGCCATTTTCATGGGCACTGCATGCCGATAACCTGGAAGAAGATCAAAAGAGGTGGAATGAAGATGGTGTCAGTGCGCCTTAG
- a CDS encoding beta-ketoacyl-ACP synthase, with protein MTQRRVVVTGMAGISPIGNDWPSIRTHLGSYRNAIVRMEEWADYDGLNTQLGAPAAEFVLSDRYTRRTMRSMGRVALMATRATELALIDAGLIDDPLLKSGSCGIAYGSSAGTPKAIGDFGKMMEERSTRGINATTYIKMMAHTAPVNIGVFFGVTGRVITTSSACTSGSQGIGYAYEAICSGRQDIMIAGGAEELCATEAAVFDTLFATSICNDMPELTPRPFDTRRDGLVIGEGAGTLILEELEHALTRGATIHAELVGFGTNSDGCHVTHPNTDTMRIAMELALRDAQLSPSAIGYISAHGTGTEQGDIAESQATSQLFGNRVPVSSLKSYTGHTLGACGALEAWAGIEMMREGWFAPTINLTELDPRCADLDYIMHEGRHIQCDYFMSNNFAFGGINTSLIFKRFG; from the coding sequence GTGACGCAGCGTCGTGTGGTGGTAACAGGAATGGCGGGCATCAGTCCGATAGGAAACGATTGGCCCAGCATTCGGACGCATCTTGGGAGTTATCGTAACGCTATAGTACGGATGGAGGAATGGGCCGATTATGATGGATTAAATACACAACTGGGCGCACCGGCAGCCGAGTTTGTTTTGTCTGATCGCTATACGCGGCGGACGATGCGTAGCATGGGACGGGTGGCGCTGATGGCAACCCGCGCGACTGAACTGGCACTGATCGATGCGGGCTTGATTGATGATCCACTATTAAAAAGCGGCAGTTGCGGGATTGCGTATGGCTCATCCGCGGGGACGCCAAAAGCGATAGGCGATTTCGGCAAGATGATGGAAGAGCGCTCGACCAGAGGCATCAACGCCACGACTTATATCAAGATGATGGCGCACACTGCGCCGGTGAATATCGGTGTGTTTTTCGGTGTCACTGGCCGCGTGATCACCACGTCGAGTGCATGTACCTCCGGTAGTCAGGGAATTGGCTACGCGTATGAAGCGATCTGCAGTGGACGTCAGGACATCATGATCGCAGGCGGTGCGGAAGAGTTGTGTGCAACCGAAGCGGCGGTGTTCGACACGCTGTTTGCGACCAGTATTTGTAATGACATGCCAGAGTTGACCCCAAGGCCATTCGATACCAGGCGCGACGGCCTGGTGATCGGCGAAGGTGCGGGAACACTCATTTTGGAAGAGTTGGAACATGCCCTCACACGCGGGGCAACGATTCATGCGGAATTAGTCGGCTTTGGTACCAATAGCGACGGTTGTCACGTGACGCACCCGAATACCGATACGATGCGTATTGCAATGGAACTGGCCCTCAGGGACGCGCAACTCTCACCCTCTGCGATTGGGTATATCAGCGCGCACGGAACCGGCACAGAACAAGGCGATATCGCCGAGTCTCAGGCCACGTCGCAGCTGTTCGGCAATCGGGTCCCGGTTAGCTCGCTGAAAAGTTATACCGGTCATACGCTGGGCGCATGCGGCGCTTTGGAAGCATGGGCTGGCATCGAAATGATGCGTGAAGGATGGTTTGCACCGACCATCAACCTCACTGAGTTGGACCCGCGGTGCGCTGATCTCGATTACATCATGCACGAAGGACGACACATTCAGTGTGACTACTTTATGTCGAATAACTTTGCGTTCGGTGGGATCAATACTTCATTGATTTTTAAAAGATTTGGGTAA
- the fabG gene encoding 3-oxoacyl-ACP reductase FabG, with translation MTLATMTAENSKLSSLNKTVLVTGSSRGIGKAIALRLARDGYDIVLHCHRQRETAEAVATSIRAMDRQVRVLQCDIGDRQSTSDILLADVAEHGCYYGIVCNAGVARDNAFPAMSGDDWDLVLKTNLDGFYNVLNPLVMPMVHRRAPGRIVTLASVSGLIGNRGQVNYSAAKAGIIGATKALAIELAKRQITVNCVAPGLIETDMIADVPLEEALKMIPARRLGQPEEVAATVSFLMGTDAAYITRQVISVNGGMA, from the coding sequence ATGACGTTGGCAACAATGACTGCAGAAAATAGCAAATTGAGCAGCTTAAACAAGACGGTGCTGGTGACTGGCTCAAGTCGCGGAATCGGGAAGGCGATTGCGTTGCGGTTGGCGCGGGACGGTTACGACATCGTTTTACATTGTCATCGCCAGCGCGAAACAGCGGAAGCGGTGGCGACCAGCATACGTGCAATGGATCGTCAGGTCCGTGTATTGCAATGTGATATCGGAGACCGGCAGAGCACGTCCGATATTTTGTTGGCTGACGTTGCGGAGCATGGCTGCTATTACGGCATTGTCTGCAACGCCGGCGTCGCCAGGGATAATGCTTTCCCGGCAATGTCGGGCGATGATTGGGATCTGGTACTGAAGACCAATCTGGATGGATTTTATAATGTTCTTAACCCGTTGGTGATGCCGATGGTGCATCGTCGTGCGCCTGGTCGAATCGTAACATTAGCGTCGGTATCGGGCTTGATCGGCAATCGTGGGCAAGTCAACTATAGCGCCGCAAAGGCTGGCATTATTGGTGCTACCAAAGCGTTGGCGATTGAACTGGCGAAGCGTCAGATTACTGTTAATTGTGTCGCCCCTGGCTTAATCGAAACTGACATGATCGCAGACGTTCCACTTGAAGAAGCGCTGAAAATGATTCCAGCCCGACGCCTGGGACAACCGGAGGAAGTCGCTGCGACGGTCAGTTTCCTGATGGGCACTGACGCGGCCTACATCACGCGCCAGGTGATTTCAGTTAATGGAGGTATGGCGTGA
- a CDS encoding 3-hydroxylacyl-ACP dehydratase: MSVQVNIKMASYDLDENEPKVKSGGAEPPVLPIVASPPASSDLLAPSIESLLPHSGTMVMLDRFVAADEERLCAEVVIRPDSLFMGPDGVGSWIGIEYMAQSIAAFAGHKGRLRGEPAKVGFLLGTRRYDVSCALFPPGVVLWIVVKRLMQADNGLGSFECAIYEAPRYADRNHGLTGETRPFDAIDDTLDTAQVLVRATITVFQPHDVTGFLEGKVE; this comes from the coding sequence ATGAGTGTTCAAGTAAATATTAAAATGGCAAGTTATGATCTGGATGAGAACGAACCCAAGGTTAAATCTGGTGGAGCGGAGCCCCCGGTGTTACCAATAGTGGCATCGCCGCCGGCCTCAAGCGATCTGCTGGCACCGAGTATTGAAAGCTTATTGCCGCATTCGGGCACAATGGTAATGCTTGATCGCTTTGTGGCCGCTGATGAAGAGCGCTTGTGCGCCGAAGTAGTGATCAGACCGGACAGCTTATTTATGGGGCCCGACGGCGTCGGAAGTTGGATCGGTATTGAATATATGGCCCAATCTATCGCGGCTTTTGCCGGTCATAAGGGCCGTTTGCGCGGCGAACCTGCGAAAGTGGGATTCCTGTTGGGAACCCGACGTTATGACGTGAGCTGTGCACTTTTTCCGCCGGGTGTTGTCCTGTGGATAGTGGTAAAACGACTCATGCAGGCGGACAATGGATTGGGATCATTTGAATGTGCGATCTATGAGGCACCCAGATATGCAGATAGAAATCACGGGCTGACAGGTGAAACTCGGCCGTTTGATGCCATTGACGATACTCTCGATACTGCGCAGGTTTTGGTGCGTGCCACCATCACCGTATTTCAACCGCATGATGTGACTGGTTTTCTTGAAGGAAAAGTGGAATGA
- a CDS encoding beta-ketoacyl synthase N-terminal-like domain-containing protein → MFYLNDLGLICALGDTHAAIRQRLFAGQSGVVMTDRYSSSGAVPVGCVDSALPQMESGVYPLAHRSRNNQLLLAALKQIRPAVDAAIGLYGPHRIAIVLGTSTSGIAESEAAFQFAYGRATNGRSANGRAANGRAANEQAIDQDRIDKKFPASFTYSQQEMGSAAAMLAEVLGVTGPAYVHSSACASSAKAMASAARLIQMGLSDVVLTGGVDSLCAFTIAGFSALASVSKTRCTPFSANRDGINIGEGAALFLMSAKPATVALRGWGESSDGYHISAPDPEGGGARIAIAQALRRANVDATQIDYINLHGTATQQNDAMESRVVHDLFGDRVAASSTKAYTGHALGAAGAIEAGLCWLAMQDDNRTGYLPPHLWDGVKDSNLPALNLLPEGYRLGRPLRWALSNSFAFGGANAALVMGRE, encoded by the coding sequence ATGTTTTATTTAAACGACCTCGGACTTATTTGTGCGCTCGGCGATACCCATGCCGCGATCCGTCAGCGCCTGTTTGCCGGGCAAAGCGGCGTCGTCATGACGGATCGTTATTCATCCTCTGGTGCGGTGCCAGTAGGTTGCGTGGACAGCGCTCTGCCGCAGATGGAGTCGGGTGTGTATCCGTTGGCGCATCGCAGCCGTAACAATCAATTGCTGCTGGCTGCATTGAAGCAGATTCGTCCGGCGGTGGATGCCGCCATCGGACTATATGGTCCCCACCGTATAGCGATTGTGCTTGGCACCAGCACCTCAGGGATTGCCGAGAGCGAAGCCGCGTTTCAGTTTGCGTATGGTCGGGCCACGAACGGTCGGTCCGCGAATGGTCGGGCCGCGAACGGTCGGGCCGCGAATGAACAAGCAATTGATCAGGACAGAATTGATAAAAAATTTCCGGCAAGCTTCACTTATAGTCAACAGGAAATGGGATCTGCCGCGGCGATGCTAGCGGAGGTATTAGGCGTTACTGGCCCGGCTTATGTCCATTCCAGTGCTTGTGCCTCCAGTGCCAAAGCAATGGCGAGCGCAGCGCGACTCATCCAGATGGGGTTATCGGACGTGGTGCTTACTGGCGGAGTCGATTCGTTGTGCGCTTTCACGATTGCCGGGTTTAGTGCGCTGGCATCGGTCAGCAAGACACGTTGCACACCATTTAGCGCTAACCGTGACGGTATAAATATTGGAGAAGGGGCGGCATTGTTTCTGATGAGTGCAAAGCCTGCGACAGTGGCGTTGCGCGGGTGGGGCGAGTCTTCTGATGGTTATCATATTTCTGCACCGGATCCAGAGGGCGGCGGTGCCCGCATTGCCATTGCGCAGGCTTTAAGGCGGGCCAATGTCGATGCCACGCAAATTGATTACATCAATTTACATGGCACCGCCACACAGCAAAATGATGCAATGGAGAGTCGGGTGGTACATGATCTTTTTGGCGACCGGGTGGCGGCAAGTTCGACCAAGGCCTATACCGGCCATGCCCTGGGAGCGGCGGGCGCTATCGAAGCAGGCTTGTGCTGGCTGGCCATGCAGGATGACAACCGGACCGGCTATTTGCCGCCACATTTATGGGACGGCGTAAAAGATAGCAATTTGCCAGCGTTGAATCTCCTGCCTGAAGGGTACCGCCTTGGACGTCCATTGCGCTGGGCCTTGAGTAACTCCTTTGCGTTCGGTGGCGCGAACGCAGCGTTGGTGATGGGGCGTGAATGA
- a CDS encoding DUF3261 domain-containing protein, with the protein MRLIGIVKRSLALTMLIVLMAGCASTQLAAPPQRLGLKLSPASLGATISLQQHLTVERNGRTDQLDAALEIDPQQLNMVGLALGQRVLTLHYDGKNLESWRHPMLPAQVRAEDVLEDTQLTLWPVEAIRQALPDGWKIEQQGLRRTLLLHDVPVTVIIYGNASPWGGKVELTNLRYHYRLIIESVGGESATAPGPTGTVTP; encoded by the coding sequence ATGCGCTTAATCGGAATCGTCAAGCGGTCGTTAGCCCTGACGATGCTAATAGTGCTGATGGCGGGGTGCGCCAGCACGCAACTGGCGGCCCCGCCACAGCGGTTGGGTTTGAAACTCTCACCGGCTTCATTGGGGGCCACAATCAGCCTGCAACAGCATTTGACGGTAGAACGAAACGGTCGGACCGATCAACTGGATGCCGCATTAGAAATTGATCCTCAGCAACTTAATATGGTCGGACTGGCGTTAGGTCAGCGTGTACTGACTTTGCATTATGATGGTAAAAATCTCGAATCGTGGCGCCATCCAATGCTGCCAGCGCAGGTTCGGGCGGAGGACGTGTTGGAAGATACCCAACTAACCCTGTGGCCGGTCGAGGCGATACGGCAGGCGTTGCCCGATGGATGGAAAATTGAACAGCAGGGTTTGCGTCGCACTTTACTGCTGCATGATGTACCGGTAACTGTCATTATTTACGGTAATGCCTCACCGTGGGGTGGTAAGGTGGAATTAACGAATCTGCGTTATCACTACCGGCTGATAATTGAGTCGGTGGGCGGAGAAAGCGCAACCGCACCCGGACCGACTGGAACCGTTACACCATAA
- a CDS encoding NAD(P)/FAD-dependent oxidoreductase, protein MDLKVENCDVVVIGAGPAGSVAAALLRQQGRQVLVLEREQFPRFSIGESLLPQSMAYLEQAGMLQVVVEAGFQYKNGAAFVRGERYTAFDFRDKHSTGWGTTYQVQRANFDHLLAQQAQRQGAEIRFQHAVTAVDLDGDKPRLTVRQADGNEYQVEAGFILDASGFGRILPRLLDLETPSNFPVRGAIFTHIEDGITAPDFDRNKIRVTVHPEHCDVWYWLIPFAGGRCSIGVVAKTAFLDQYQGSDTERLRALVNEDPASRELLANARWDTPARSIVGYSANVKSLWGKGYALLGNAGEFLDPVFSSGVTIALKSASLAAQVLQKHFSGVQVDWENEYAIPLKKGVNTFRTFVESWYTGGFQDVIFHEHQQPEIRRMISAILAGYAWDETNPYVRESKRRLKALEEICA, encoded by the coding sequence ATGGACTTAAAAGTTGAAAATTGTGATGTTGTCGTGATCGGTGCCGGTCCGGCGGGCTCGGTCGCTGCTGCGTTATTGCGGCAACAAGGTCGACAGGTCCTGGTGCTCGAGCGTGAACAGTTTCCGCGCTTTAGTATTGGTGAGAGCTTACTTCCGCAAAGTATGGCTTACCTTGAGCAGGCTGGCATGTTGCAGGTCGTCGTGGAAGCGGGATTTCAATATAAGAACGGTGCGGCTTTTGTCCGTGGCGAGCGCTATACCGCTTTCGACTTTCGTGACAAACATTCAACTGGCTGGGGTACAACGTATCAGGTGCAACGCGCCAACTTCGACCATCTGCTGGCGCAACAAGCTCAACGGCAGGGTGCCGAAATTCGCTTTCAGCACGCGGTTACGGCCGTCGATCTGGACGGCGATAAACCGCGCCTTACGGTGCGTCAGGCGGACGGCAACGAGTATCAGGTTGAAGCCGGGTTTATTCTTGACGCAAGCGGATTCGGTCGTATCTTACCGCGTTTGCTGGATTTGGAAACACCTTCCAATTTTCCGGTTCGTGGTGCTATTTTTACGCATATTGAAGACGGAATTACGGCGCCAGACTTTGATCGCAACAAGATCCGTGTCACCGTCCATCCTGAACATTGTGACGTGTGGTATTGGCTGATCCCGTTTGCAGGCGGCCGTTGTTCGATCGGTGTAGTGGCTAAAACGGCATTTCTGGATCAGTATCAAGGTTCGGACACGGAACGTCTCCGAGCGCTGGTAAATGAAGATCCGGCCTCGCGCGAATTGCTGGCAAACGCGCGCTGGGATACACCGGCACGTTCGATTGTTGGCTATTCGGCCAATGTAAAATCGTTATGGGGAAAAGGCTATGCGTTACTGGGTAACGCTGGGGAATTTCTCGATCCGGTGTTTTCGTCGGGCGTCACCATTGCATTAAAATCTGCCAGTTTGGCCGCTCAGGTATTGCAGAAGCATTTTAGCGGTGTGCAGGTCGATTGGGAAAACGAGTATGCGATTCCCCTCAAAAAAGGCGTTAATACTTTCCGGACGTTTGTTGAATCCTGGTACACCGGTGGCTTTCAAGACGTTATTTTTCATGAACATCAGCAACCTGAGATTCGTCGGATGATCTCAGCCATTCTGGCTGGTTATGCATGGGACGAGACCAATCCGTATGTCCGCGAAAGTAAGCGTCGCCTGAAAGCGTTGGAGGAGATATGCGCTTAA